One Corynebacterium yudongzhengii DNA window includes the following coding sequences:
- a CDS encoding primosomal protein N': MASRSTHDIARNRPVARVLPLLGPAHLDRGFDYLVAEDQSATAQPGTKVRVRFAGRLVDALVLERLSDSDFDGNLRFIERVISPEVVYPERIAKLIDSLAKRYAGTRSDIIRLAIPPRHAGAEDADTTTSWQDLGTAAEPDLSAFSSYRFGESFVDAVIAGHTARAAWQPAPGEDWAAALAALAVKVAIEGRGALIVVPDQRDLDLLEHAVRAHVSARQVTVLHSGLGPQARYRRYLSILSGQARLVIGTRSAAFAPVKDLSLAVIVADGDDSHVSPLAPYPHVREILSTRSSIEQCSLVIASATRSAEAQLLVRSGWVHELVATRESVRARMPLIRAAGDSEFEMIRDPRARSARLPLVAFEAARKALDRDEPVLIQVPRKGYIPVLACGNCRAPARCRACNGPLGLPPDTGETGSVPTCRWCGRPDSKHRCGECGSPKLRAVVLGSERTAEELGRAFPSTPVVHSGGNRIVDTIEQKTGLVVATPGAEPVVAGGGYYGAGLLLDTWALLGRQDLRAGEDTLAKWVAVANRVAPQRAGGEVIVVADPGLRVVQEFVRWDVVDAAERELAERGEVGFPPTVHMAAVDGAHESLERFRSLLELPEGADILGPVDLPANDRLPGEYDEKRFGPAQRILVRTPLGPRSQLGEALKAAAVARSLRKDDLPLRIRVDPVKIG, encoded by the coding sequence ATGGCCTCTCGCAGCACCCACGACATCGCCCGCAACCGGCCGGTGGCGCGGGTGCTGCCGCTATTAGGCCCGGCCCACCTCGACCGCGGCTTCGACTACCTGGTTGCCGAAGACCAATCCGCGACCGCCCAGCCCGGCACGAAGGTGCGGGTGCGCTTCGCCGGCAGGCTGGTCGACGCCCTCGTCCTCGAGCGCCTTAGCGACAGCGACTTCGACGGCAACCTGCGCTTTATCGAGCGCGTCATCTCCCCGGAGGTGGTTTACCCGGAGCGGATCGCTAAGCTCATCGATTCTTTGGCCAAGCGCTACGCCGGCACGCGCTCGGATATCATCCGCCTGGCAATTCCCCCACGCCACGCCGGCGCCGAGGACGCCGATACCACCACCTCCTGGCAGGATCTCGGCACCGCCGCCGAGCCGGACCTATCGGCTTTTAGTTCGTACCGCTTCGGCGAGTCCTTCGTCGACGCCGTGATCGCCGGGCACACCGCCCGCGCCGCGTGGCAGCCGGCGCCGGGGGAGGACTGGGCCGCCGCCTTGGCCGCGCTCGCCGTCAAGGTCGCCATCGAGGGCCGCGGCGCGCTCATCGTCGTCCCCGACCAGCGCGACCTGGACCTTTTGGAGCACGCCGTGCGCGCGCATGTCTCCGCCCGCCAGGTCACCGTCTTGCACTCCGGGCTGGGCCCGCAGGCGCGGTATCGTCGCTACCTGTCAATCCTCAGCGGGCAGGCGCGGTTGGTCATCGGCACCCGTTCGGCCGCGTTCGCGCCGGTAAAAGACCTCTCGCTCGCGGTCATCGTGGCCGATGGCGATGATAGCCACGTCAGCCCGCTGGCGCCTTATCCCCACGTGCGCGAGATCCTATCCACCCGCTCGAGTATCGAGCAGTGCTCGCTGGTGATCGCCTCCGCGACGCGCAGCGCGGAGGCCCAGCTTCTGGTGCGCAGCGGGTGGGTGCACGAGCTCGTCGCCACGCGGGAGAGCGTGCGTGCCCGCATGCCGCTCATCCGCGCCGCCGGCGACAGCGAGTTCGAGATGATCCGCGACCCCCGGGCCCGCTCCGCGCGGCTGCCGCTGGTCGCCTTCGAGGCCGCGCGCAAGGCCCTCGATCGCGATGAGCCCGTGCTCATCCAGGTGCCCCGCAAGGGCTATATCCCGGTGCTGGCCTGCGGGAACTGCCGGGCCCCGGCGCGCTGCCGAGCGTGCAACGGGCCGCTGGGCCTGCCACCGGATACGGGGGAGACCGGTAGCGTGCCGACGTGCCGCTGGTGCGGGCGCCCCGATTCCAAGCATCGTTGCGGCGAGTGCGGCTCGCCGAAGCTGCGCGCGGTGGTGCTGGGCTCTGAGCGCACGGCGGAGGAGCTGGGGCGGGCATTTCCGTCGACACCCGTGGTGCACTCCGGCGGTAACCGGATCGTGGACACGATCGAGCAGAAGACGGGCCTGGTGGTGGCCACCCCCGGCGCGGAACCCGTGGTGGCCGGCGGCGGCTACTACGGCGCCGGGTTGTTACTGGATACGTGGGCGCTGCTGGGACGGCAGGACCTGCGCGCCGGCGAGGACACGCTGGCGAAGTGGGTGGCGGTGGCCAACCGGGTCGCCCCGCAGCGCGCCGGTGGCGAGGTCATCGTCGTCGCGGACCCGGGCCTGCGGGTGGTGCAGGAGTTTGTGCGTTGGGATGTCGTCGACGCGGCCGAGCGTGAGCTCGCCGAGCGTGGCGAGGTCGGTTTCCCGCCGACGGTGCACATGGCCGCCGTCGACGGCGCGCACGAGTCCTTGGAGCGCTTCCGCAGCTTGCTCGAGCTGCCGGAGGGGGCCGATATCTTAGGACCGGTCGATCTGCCCGCCAACGACCGCCTGCCCGGCGAGTACGACGAGAAGCGTTTCGGCCCGGCCCAGCGCATCCTCGTGCGCACCCCGCTGGGCCCGCGTTCGCAGCTGGGCGAGGCGCTGAAGGCCGCCGCGGTGGCACGCAGTCTGCGCAAAGACGACCTGCCGCTGCGCATCCGCGTCGACCCGGTGAAGATCGGGTGA
- the def gene encoding peptide deformylase: protein MTLREIRLFGDPVLTTQAAEVDKADFGSEKLRLQVEDMLETMDEAGGVGLAANQIGSLRRVIVFDTTHQPGGLRGHLINPRWQPLTRESQLGPEGCLSIPGISADTPRSYRVQASGYDVEGRPIGIAATGLLARCLQHEHDHLEGVLFLSRLDDAARREAMAAIRRANWFTTRKDTL, encoded by the coding sequence TTGACGTTAAGAGAAATCCGCCTATTCGGTGACCCCGTGCTCACCACGCAGGCAGCCGAGGTGGACAAGGCCGACTTTGGTAGTGAGAAGCTGCGTCTCCAGGTCGAGGACATGTTGGAGACCATGGACGAGGCCGGCGGGGTCGGCTTGGCCGCCAACCAGATCGGCAGCCTACGCCGCGTGATCGTCTTCGACACCACCCATCAGCCCGGGGGCCTGCGCGGCCACCTCATCAACCCGCGCTGGCAGCCTTTGACCCGGGAAAGCCAGTTGGGTCCCGAGGGCTGCCTGTCGATCCCGGGCATCTCCGCCGACACCCCGCGCTCCTACCGCGTCCAGGCCTCCGGCTACGACGTCGAGGGCCGCCCGATCGGGATCGCCGCCACCGGGCTGCTGGCGCGCTGCCTCCAGCACGAACACGATCACTTAGAGGGCGTGCTGTTTTTATCGCGTCTCGACGACGCTGCCCGCCGCGAGGCCATGGCCGCGATCCGCCGGGCGAACTGGTTCACCACGAGAAAGGACACCCTGTAA
- the fmt gene encoding methionyl-tRNA formyltransferase — protein sequence MRLVFAGTPEPAVVALERLLASEHEVVAVITRPDARRGRGRSLHPSPVAKLAEERGIEVLKPATLRADSEDGEAVRERLRGLAPEAIPVVAYGNLIPADLLELPTHGWVNLHFSVLPAWRGAAPVQAAIAAGDDVTGATTFRLDEGLDTGDILGQMTETIRADDTADDLLTRLAYAGADLLVATMDILASGEARPERQTGEATYAPKITTEQARIDWSAPALAVDRHIRAHTPAPGAWTMMDDVRLKIGPVTHTERELQAGEMVIEKNDVYVGTATTAVRLGELQAPGKKRMDAAAWARGIGNPEQQRSLK from the coding sequence ATGCGTCTGGTATTCGCCGGAACCCCGGAACCCGCGGTGGTGGCGCTCGAGCGTCTGCTCGCCAGCGAGCACGAGGTCGTCGCCGTGATCACCCGCCCGGATGCCCGCCGTGGCCGCGGCCGGAGCCTGCACCCTTCGCCGGTGGCGAAGCTTGCGGAAGAACGCGGCATCGAGGTGCTCAAGCCCGCCACCCTGCGCGCCGACAGCGAGGACGGCGAGGCCGTGCGCGAGCGCCTGCGCGGGCTCGCCCCCGAGGCCATCCCCGTGGTGGCCTACGGCAACCTGATCCCGGCCGACCTGCTCGAGCTGCCCACCCATGGCTGGGTCAACCTGCACTTTTCGGTGCTGCCCGCCTGGCGGGGCGCGGCCCCCGTCCAGGCTGCGATCGCCGCGGGCGACGACGTCACCGGGGCTACGACCTTCCGTCTCGACGAAGGCCTCGATACCGGCGATATCCTCGGCCAGATGACGGAGACCATCCGCGCCGATGACACCGCCGATGACCTGCTCACCCGCCTGGCGTATGCGGGTGCGGACTTACTCGTCGCCACCATGGACATCCTCGCCTCCGGCGAGGCCCGCCCGGAGAGGCAGACCGGGGAGGCGACGTATGCCCCGAAGATCACCACGGAGCAGGCGCGTATCGACTGGTCAGCGCCCGCGCTCGCCGTCGATAGGCACATCCGCGCCCACACCCCGGCGCCAGGGGCCTGGACGATGATGGACGACGTGCGCCTGAAGATCGGCCCTGTCACCCACACCGAGCGCGAGCTGCAGGCGGGCGAGATGGTGATCGAGAAGAATGACGTCTACGTCGGCACCGCCACCACCGCGGTGCGCCTCGGCGAGCTGCAGGCCCCGGGCAAGAAGCGCATGGACGCCGCCGCCTGGGCCCGCGGCATCGGCAATCCAGAGCAGCAAAGGAGCCTGAAGTGA
- a CDS encoding RsmB/NOP family class I SAM-dependent RNA methyltransferase encodes MGPRHRQSRAAKEPEVSGGFRSRSTHGDRPKKKPAAKKPAAPKPADVDVDAARRAAFDTLRRVHGDGAYANLTLPKLLRERKIRDRDAAFATEITYGTLRLTGNVDAVIAECSSRPLAEIAPEALDALRLGTYQLLHTRVDAHAAVDTSVRLVDYAGLPQAKGFVNGILRTVSRTPAQAWAEKLTPQDPTAALAYTTAHPEWIVRSFAAALGDDEQLRDALAADSERPAVHLSARPGEISAEELALITGGTEGQYSPYAVYLDGGDPGQLEPVKSQLAAVQDEGSQLIARALTKAEVANDAGRWLDLCAGPGGKAALLGALARIERAHVDAVEISEHRAALIENAVRGLPVTIHRADGREPGLEEGYDRVLVDAPCSGLGALRRRPEARWRKQESDITELNELQYELLRSALRLVRPGGVVVYSTCSPDLRETRGVVDRVVGERLAVEEDARGLVEPMTDVGAGPSVQMWPHRHGTDAMFFALLRKP; translated from the coding sequence CTGGGCCCGCGGCATCGGCAATCCAGAGCAGCAAAGGAGCCTGAAGTGAGCGGAGGATTCCGATCCCGGTCGACCCACGGCGACCGGCCGAAGAAGAAACCGGCGGCGAAGAAACCGGCCGCGCCGAAGCCGGCGGATGTCGACGTCGACGCCGCCCGGCGCGCCGCCTTCGACACCCTGCGCCGCGTCCACGGCGACGGCGCCTACGCCAACCTGACGCTGCCGAAGCTCTTGCGGGAGCGCAAGATCCGCGACCGAGACGCCGCCTTCGCCACCGAGATCACCTATGGCACGCTGCGGCTGACCGGCAACGTGGACGCGGTGATCGCCGAGTGCTCGTCACGCCCGCTGGCAGAGATCGCCCCGGAGGCGCTCGACGCGCTGCGCCTGGGGACCTATCAGCTGCTGCATACGCGCGTGGACGCGCACGCGGCCGTCGACACCTCCGTGCGCCTGGTGGACTACGCAGGCCTGCCGCAGGCCAAGGGCTTCGTCAACGGCATTCTGCGCACCGTCAGCCGCACCCCGGCGCAGGCGTGGGCCGAGAAGCTCACCCCGCAAGATCCGACCGCGGCGCTGGCCTACACCACGGCGCACCCGGAGTGGATCGTGCGCTCCTTTGCCGCCGCACTCGGCGACGACGAGCAGCTCCGCGACGCCCTCGCCGCCGATTCCGAGCGCCCCGCGGTGCACCTGTCCGCCCGGCCCGGTGAGATCTCCGCCGAGGAGCTCGCGCTGATCACCGGCGGCACCGAAGGTCAGTACTCGCCCTATGCCGTCTACCTCGACGGCGGCGATCCCGGCCAGCTGGAGCCCGTGAAATCTCAGCTCGCCGCGGTACAGGACGAGGGCTCGCAGCTCATCGCCCGCGCCCTCACCAAGGCCGAGGTGGCCAACGACGCCGGCCGCTGGCTCGACCTATGCGCCGGTCCGGGCGGTAAGGCGGCGCTGCTCGGCGCGCTCGCGCGGATCGAGAGGGCGCATGTCGACGCCGTCGAGATCTCCGAACACCGCGCAGCGCTCATCGAGAACGCCGTGCGCGGCCTGCCGGTGACGATTCACCGCGCGGACGGCCGCGAGCCCGGGCTCGAGGAGGGCTACGACCGCGTGCTGGTCGACGCCCCCTGCTCCGGTCTGGGTGCTTTGCGACGCCGCCCTGAAGCCCGCTGGCGCAAGCAGGAATCGGATATCACCGAGCTCAACGAGCTGCAGTATGAGCTGTTGCGCTCCGCGCTGCGCCTAGTGCGGCCCGGCGGGGTGGTGGTCTACTCGACGTGTTCGCCGGATCTGCGCGAGACCCGCGGTGTGGTGGATCGCGTGGTGGGCGAGAGGCTGGCCGTCGAGGAAGACGCGCGCGGGCTCGTGGAGCCGATGACCGACGTCGGAGCTGGGCCGAGCGTGCAGATGTGGCCGCATCGCCACGGCACCGACGCGATGTTCTTCGCGCTGCTGCGCAAACCGTAG
- a CDS encoding enoyl-CoA hydratase — protein MDDHIAVITLDRHSRRNALNHELCRTIRRQVSEALEAGARALVLTGAGTAFCAGADLDLGPESEGLYDEITATLACLQNAPVPVVAAVNGPAVGAGTLLAMACDLRIVSERAWFKIPAVDVAIALDGVSVRAAERLFGGARARALLLASETVSAAEALECGFALRSGERDDACALARRLADKAPLTLRHLKAEFTHDGYAPYTEAERERFRQAAANSEDLVEAAKARAEKRAPVFRGL, from the coding sequence GTGGACGATCACATCGCGGTGATAACTCTCGATCGGCATTCCCGCCGCAACGCGCTCAACCACGAACTCTGCCGCACGATCCGCCGGCAGGTGTCGGAGGCTCTTGAGGCCGGCGCCCGCGCCCTCGTGCTCACCGGCGCCGGCACCGCCTTCTGCGCCGGCGCGGATCTGGATCTCGGCCCAGAATCGGAGGGGCTTTATGACGAGATCACCGCCACCTTAGCCTGCCTCCAGAACGCGCCGGTGCCCGTGGTGGCGGCGGTCAATGGCCCGGCGGTCGGTGCCGGCACACTGTTGGCGATGGCGTGTGATCTGCGGATTGTCTCTGAGCGGGCGTGGTTTAAGATCCCGGCGGTCGACGTCGCGATCGCCCTCGACGGGGTGAGCGTGCGCGCCGCCGAACGCCTCTTCGGCGGGGCGCGGGCGCGGGCTCTGCTGCTGGCCAGCGAGACGGTCTCGGCCGCGGAGGCGCTCGAGTGCGGCTTCGCATTACGCTCCGGCGAGCGTGACGACGCCTGCGCCCTCGCCCGCCGCCTCGCCGACAAGGCCCCGCTGACCTTGCGCCACCTCAAAGCGGAGTTCACCCACGACGGCTACGCTCCCTACACCGAGGCCGAGCGCGAGCGCTTCCGGCAGGCGGCGGCGAACTCCGAGGACCTCGTGGAGGCCGCGAAGGCGCGGGCGGAAAAGCGCGCGCCCGTTTTTCGGGGCCTTTAG
- the rpe gene encoding ribulose-phosphate 3-epimerase, translated as MSAPYIAPSILAADFAVLGEEICASAQADWIHVDIMDGHFVPNLSFGPGVTGVVDKLTDLELDVHLMIEEPERWVETYIDAGADTVIFHVEATDDHVALARRIRELGAKAGFSLKPATPIEPYLEHLEHYDEVLVMSVEPGFGGQSFMPDQLEKVRALREAIDARGLDTIIEIDGGINAKTIAEAAAAGADAFVAGSAVYGTGDPARAIDELRSLAS; from the coding sequence ATGAGTGCACCGTACATTGCCCCGTCGATCCTAGCGGCTGATTTCGCCGTGCTCGGCGAGGAGATCTGCGCCAGCGCCCAGGCCGACTGGATTCACGTGGACATCATGGATGGCCATTTCGTCCCCAACCTCTCGTTCGGGCCGGGGGTGACGGGGGTCGTCGATAAGCTCACCGACCTCGAGCTCGACGTCCACCTGATGATCGAGGAGCCGGAGCGCTGGGTCGAGACCTACATCGACGCTGGTGCCGATACCGTGATCTTCCACGTCGAGGCGACCGACGATCACGTCGCGCTCGCCCGGCGCATCCGCGAGCTCGGCGCGAAGGCGGGTTTCTCCCTGAAGCCGGCCACCCCCATCGAGCCCTACCTCGAGCACCTCGAGCACTATGACGAGGTGCTGGTCATGAGCGTTGAGCCGGGCTTCGGTGGCCAGTCGTTCATGCCGGATCAGCTGGAGAAGGTCCGCGCGCTGCGCGAGGCGATCGACGCCCGCGGCCTGGATACCATCATCGAGATCGACGGCGGCATCAACGCTAAGACCATCGCCGAGGCCGCGGCCGCCGGGGCGGACGCGTTCGTCGCCGGCTCCGCCGTCTACGGCACGGGGGACCCGGCCCGCGCCATCGACGAACTGCGTTCGCTGGCGAGCTAG
- the ribD gene encoding bifunctional diaminohydroxyphosphoribosylaminopyrimidine deaminase/5-amino-6-(5-phosphoribosylamino)uracil reductase RibD — MLAAAIDAALAAGRQAHGLTSPNPPVGCALIDDHGALIAVGSTRPAGGHHAEIVALRHAGERARGATAVVTLEPCNHTGRTGPCAQALIDAGIAAVYYLQPDPNPAASGGAQHLRDAGITVGRIHRRVPELEAWLRATRLGRPHVTVKFAQSLDGYTAAVDGTSQWITSTVSRRDTHRDRLRRDAIIVGTSTALADNPSLNARAVDGTPFPEERQPRRVVIGSRDVRGAARNLTRLGFEQYATIDEALAALYADGARDVLVEGGATLAGSFLRAGLVDALRVYLAPVLLGSGASTVGGGLARTLAEAERFELVGQCRLGDDMRLNYARR; from the coding sequence ATGCTCGCCGCCGCGATCGACGCCGCGCTGGCGGCCGGACGCCAGGCCCACGGCCTGACCAGCCCGAATCCGCCGGTGGGATGCGCGCTTATCGACGATCACGGCGCCCTCATCGCCGTCGGCTCCACCCGCCCGGCCGGGGGTCACCACGCCGAAATCGTGGCGCTGCGCCACGCGGGTGAGAGGGCGCGCGGGGCGACGGCCGTCGTCACGCTGGAGCCGTGCAACCACACCGGGCGCACCGGCCCGTGCGCGCAGGCGCTCATCGACGCCGGTATCGCCGCCGTCTACTACCTGCAGCCGGATCCGAACCCGGCCGCCAGCGGGGGAGCGCAGCACCTGCGAGACGCCGGCATCACCGTCGGCCGCATACACCGGCGGGTCCCGGAACTCGAGGCCTGGCTGCGCGCCACCCGGCTCGGCCGGCCGCATGTGACCGTGAAATTCGCGCAGAGCCTCGACGGCTACACCGCGGCCGTAGACGGCACCAGCCAGTGGATCACCTCGACCGTCTCGAGGCGCGATACGCACCGGGACCGGTTGCGTCGAGACGCGATTATCGTCGGCACGTCCACAGCGCTGGCGGATAACCCGTCGCTGAATGCGCGGGCGGTCGATGGCACGCCTTTTCCGGAGGAGCGCCAGCCGCGGCGGGTGGTCATCGGCAGCCGGGACGTGCGCGGGGCAGCGAGAAACCTCACCCGCCTGGGCTTTGAGCAATACGCCACGATCGACGAGGCGCTCGCGGCGCTCTACGCCGACGGTGCGCGCGACGTGCTCGTCGAAGGCGGCGCGACGCTGGCGGGCAGTTTCCTACGCGCCGGCCTGGTCGACGCCCTGCGCGTGTACTTAGCCCCAGTGCTGCTCGGCAGCGGCGCCTCGACGGTCGGCGGCGGGCTGGCGCGCACGCTGGCGGAGGCGGAGCGCTTCGAGCTGGTGGGGCAGTGCCGGCTGGGCGATGACATGCGACTCAATTACGCAAGGAGATAG
- a CDS encoding riboflavin synthase — protein MFTGIVEEIGTVAEVTGDSEHARLRINAGRVLEDAALGDSIAVNGVCLTIASKDDSSFSADVMRESLDRSTLGELQAGSPVNLERALAASNRLGGHIMQGHVDTTVRLKHREHTDNWDILRFELPQGISRYVVEKGSIAVAGTSLTVSALGEDYFEVSLIPTTLEQTILGELAEGARVNLEVDILGKYVERMLAGPDAQVSQTGN, from the coding sequence ATGTTTACTGGAATCGTGGAGGAGATCGGCACGGTGGCCGAGGTCACCGGGGATAGCGAGCATGCGCGGCTGCGGATCAACGCCGGGCGGGTGCTCGAGGATGCCGCGCTCGGCGACTCGATCGCAGTCAACGGTGTGTGCTTGACTATCGCGAGTAAAGACGACTCGAGCTTCAGCGCCGATGTGATGCGCGAGTCCCTCGATCGTTCCACCCTCGGTGAGCTGCAAGCCGGCTCGCCGGTCAACCTGGAGCGCGCGCTGGCCGCCTCCAACCGGCTCGGCGGACACATCATGCAGGGCCACGTCGATACCACCGTGCGCTTAAAGCACCGCGAGCACACCGACAACTGGGACATCCTGCGCTTCGAGCTGCCCCAAGGGATCAGCCGATACGTGGTGGAGAAGGGCTCGATCGCGGTGGCGGGCACCTCGCTGACCGTCAGCGCGCTCGGCGAAGACTACTTCGAGGTCTCGCTGATTCCCACCACGCTGGAGCAGACGATCCTCGGCGAGCTGGCCGAAGGCGCGCGAGTCAACCTGGAGGTGGACATCCTCGGCAAGTACGTCGAGCGGATGCTCGCGGGACCAGATGCTCAGGTGTCGCAGACGGGGAACTAA
- a CDS encoding bifunctional 3,4-dihydroxy-2-butanone-4-phosphate synthase/GTP cyclohydrolase II → MSDDTARVRLDEVTDAIDAIRAGRPVIVVDDEGRENEGDLIFAAECATPELVASMVRYTSGYICVALDNETADRLQLPPMVAVNEDARSTAYAVTVDAATGTTGISATSRAETISRLADVHRTAADFTRPGHVVPLRARAGGVLVRDGHTEASVDLARLAGLRPAGALCEIVSEDDPTDMARGPELRRFADTHGLVMISIEQLIDYRRRRESQIELAAPVRLPTDYGEFAAYGVRGTIDGGEHIALVVGNVRGAQDVPVRVHSECLTGDVFGSRRCDCGPQLQESLRTVQEAGRGVVIYLRGHEGRGIGLLAKLNAYRLQDEGLDTVDANLEQGLPADAREYSVAGQVLEALGVKSAVVLSNNPAKCAALSGYGPTISGRRRVEITPNAENIAYLRTKRDRMGHDLPAVAEWDKTHE, encoded by the coding sequence ATGAGCGACGACACTGCCCGCGTGAGACTCGACGAGGTCACCGACGCCATCGACGCGATCCGCGCCGGTAGGCCCGTGATCGTGGTCGACGACGAAGGCCGCGAGAACGAGGGAGACCTCATCTTCGCCGCCGAGTGCGCCACCCCGGAACTCGTGGCGTCCATGGTGCGCTACACCTCCGGCTACATCTGCGTCGCGCTGGACAACGAGACCGCGGACCGCCTGCAGCTGCCGCCCATGGTCGCGGTCAACGAGGACGCCCGCTCCACCGCGTACGCGGTCACCGTCGACGCCGCCACCGGCACCACCGGCATCTCGGCGACCTCGCGGGCCGAGACGATCAGCCGGCTTGCCGACGTCCACCGCACCGCCGCCGACTTCACCCGCCCCGGCCACGTCGTGCCGCTGCGGGCGCGCGCAGGTGGGGTGCTGGTGCGCGACGGCCACACGGAAGCCTCCGTCGACCTCGCCCGCCTGGCCGGCCTGCGCCCGGCCGGCGCGCTGTGCGAGATCGTCTCCGAAGACGACCCTACCGACATGGCCCGCGGCCCGGAGCTGCGGCGCTTCGCCGATACCCACGGGCTGGTGATGATCTCGATCGAGCAGCTCATCGACTATCGCCGCCGCCGCGAATCCCAGATCGAGCTCGCCGCCCCCGTCCGCCTGCCCACCGACTACGGCGAGTTCGCCGCCTACGGGGTGCGCGGCACGATCGACGGCGGAGAGCATATCGCGCTCGTGGTCGGGAATGTCCGAGGCGCCCAGGACGTGCCGGTGCGCGTGCACTCCGAGTGCCTGACGGGCGATGTCTTCGGCTCGAGGCGCTGCGACTGCGGCCCGCAGCTGCAGGAATCCCTGCGCACGGTGCAAGAGGCGGGACGCGGCGTGGTGATCTACCTGCGCGGCCACGAGGGCCGCGGCATCGGGCTGCTGGCGAAGCTCAACGCCTACCGCCTCCAGGACGAGGGCTTGGACACCGTCGACGCGAACCTCGAGCAGGGCCTGCCGGCCGATGCCCGCGAATACTCGGTCGCCGGCCAAGTGCTCGAGGCGCTGGGCGTGAAAAGCGCCGTCGTCCTCAGCAACAACCCGGCTAAGTGCGCCGCGCTCTCCGGCTACGGGCCGACCATCAGCGGCCGGCGGCGCGTAGAGATCACCCCCAACGCGGAGAACATCGCCTACCTGCGGACCAAGCGTGACAGGATGGGACACGACCTGCCCGCCGTCGCCGAGTGGGATAAGACACACGAGTAA
- the ribH gene encoding 6,7-dimethyl-8-ribityllumazine synthase, translating to MSKEGLPTQKTLDARGLRVAVVTASWNADICDQLHARAVATGKEAGAVVDEYRVVGALELPVMVQEAARQYDAVVALGCVIRGGTPHFDYVCDSVTQGLTRISLDESTPIGNGVLTVNEHAQAVERAGGPGSTEDKGAEAMYAAVDTALSLSRLRGRRG from the coding sequence ATGAGCAAGGAAGGCCTGCCCACCCAGAAGACGCTCGACGCGCGGGGACTGCGCGTCGCCGTTGTCACCGCCAGCTGGAACGCGGACATCTGCGACCAGCTGCACGCCCGCGCCGTGGCCACTGGTAAGGAGGCCGGGGCGGTCGTCGATGAGTACCGGGTCGTCGGCGCCCTCGAGCTGCCGGTCATGGTGCAAGAGGCCGCGCGTCAGTACGACGCCGTCGTCGCCCTCGGCTGCGTCATCCGCGGGGGCACGCCGCACTTCGACTATGTCTGCGACTCGGTGACCCAGGGGCTGACCCGCATCAGCCTGGACGAATCCACCCCGATCGGCAACGGCGTGCTCACCGTCAACGAGCACGCCCAAGCCGTCGAACGCGCCGGCGGTCCCGGCTCCACCGAGGACAAGGGAGCGGAAGCAATGTATGCCGCGGTGGACACCGCGCTCAGTCTTTCGCGTTTACGTGGTCGACGGGGCTAG
- a CDS encoding PH domain-containing protein: MSDREVAYFNALDPHASYTTKEWEFEARSKFLRRLSIALIVLVMAIHIWVGFTVDIEYTGATITTLDKWAFPGVGLIISVLIWFALNRPRIRANSDGVEVRNIIGTRFYSWYVIYGLSFPQGSRMARLELPEFEYVPIWALQSADGAHTIQKVSEFRELEAKYMPQD; encoded by the coding sequence ATGAGCGACCGGGAGGTCGCCTACTTCAACGCGCTCGATCCGCACGCGTCGTACACCACCAAGGAGTGGGAGTTCGAGGCGCGCTCGAAGTTTCTGCGCCGGCTGTCGATCGCGCTCATCGTCCTCGTCATGGCCATCCACATCTGGGTCGGCTTCACGGTGGATATCGAATACACGGGCGCGACGATCACCACGCTGGATAAGTGGGCCTTCCCCGGGGTGGGGCTGATCATCTCCGTGCTCATCTGGTTCGCGCTGAACCGGCCGCGCATCCGGGCGAACTCTGACGGGGTGGAGGTGCGCAACATCATCGGCACCCGCTTCTACTCCTGGTACGTGATCTACGGCCTGTCGTTCCCGCAAGGCTCCCGCATGGCCCGCCTCGAGCTGCCCGAGTTCGAATACGTGCCCATCTGGGCGCTGCAGTCCGCCGACGGGGCGCACACGATCCAAAAGGTCAGCGAGTTCCGCGAGCTCGAGGCCAAGTACATGCCGCAGGATTAG